One window of Serinus canaria isolate serCan28SL12 chromosome 3, serCan2020, whole genome shotgun sequence genomic DNA carries:
- the FOSL2 gene encoding fos-related antigen 2 isoform X1, whose protein sequence is MYQDYPGNFDTSSRGSSGSPGHPETYSSGAAQQKFRVDMPGSGSAFIPTINAITTSQDLQWMVQPTVITSMSSPYSRSHPYSHPLPPLSSVAGHTALQRPGVIKTIGTTVGRRRRDEQLSPEEEEKRRIRRERNKLAAAKCRNRRRELTEKLQAETEVLEEEKSVLQKEIAELQKEKEKLEFMLVAHSPVCKISPEERRSPPSSSLQSIRTGASGAVVVKQEPVEEEIPSSSLVLDKAQRSVIKPISIAGGFYGEEALNTPIVVTSTPAITPGSSNLVFTYPNVLDQESPLSPSESCSKAHRRSSSSGDQSSDSLNSPTLLAL, encoded by the exons ATGTACCAGGACTACCCCGGGAACTTCGACACCtcctccagaggcagcagcgGCTCCCCGGGACACCCCGAGACCTACTCGAGCGGCGCAGCCCAGCAG AAATTTCGCGTAGATATGCCAGGATCAGGCAGCGCTTTTATCCCTACGATCAACGCCATCACAACCAGCCAAGACCTGCAGTGGATGGTCCAGCCCACCGTCATCACCTCCATGTCAAGCCCTTACTCCCGTTCACACCCCTACAGCCACCCGCTGCCCCCGCTGTCCTCGGTGGCCGGACACACGGCTCTCCAGCGTCCTGGGGTCATCAAAACCATCGGGACCACCGTAGGACGGAGACGGAGAGATGAGCAG CTGTCGcctgaggaagaagagaagcGAAGGATCCGGAGAGAGAGGAACAAGCTGGCAGCTGCTAAGTGTCGTAACAGGCGTCGAGAGCTAACAGAGAAACTCCAGGCG GAAACTGAAGTACTGGAGGAGGAGAAGTCAGTGCTGCAAAAGGAGATCGCTGAGctccagaaggagaaggagaagctggagTTTATGCTGGTGGCGCACAGCCCTGTGTGCAAAATCAGCCCCGAGGAACGTCGCAGCCCACCAtccagcagcctccagagcaTTCGGACTGGAGCAAGTGGAGCGGTGGTGGTGAAGCAGGAGCCTGTGGAGGAAGAGATCCCATCTTCCTCTTTGGTCCTTGACAAAGCCCAGAGGTCTGTCATTAAGCCCATCAGCATTGCTGGAGGTTTTTATGGGGAGGAGGCACTCAACACTCCCATTGTGGTGACCTCAACACCAGCCATCACTCCTGGCTCTTCCAACTTGGTGTTCACCTACCCTAACGTGTTGGATCAGGAGtctcctctctccccttctGAGTCCTGCTCTAAAGCTCACcggaggagcagcagcagtggggaccAGTCCTCAGATTCCTTGAACTCTCCCACCTTGCTGGCGTTGTAA
- the FOSL2 gene encoding fos-related antigen 2 isoform X2 → MPGSGSAFIPTINAITTSQDLQWMVQPTVITSMSSPYSRSHPYSHPLPPLSSVAGHTALQRPGVIKTIGTTVGRRRRDEQLSPEEEEKRRIRRERNKLAAAKCRNRRRELTEKLQAETEVLEEEKSVLQKEIAELQKEKEKLEFMLVAHSPVCKISPEERRSPPSSSLQSIRTGASGAVVVKQEPVEEEIPSSSLVLDKAQRSVIKPISIAGGFYGEEALNTPIVVTSTPAITPGSSNLVFTYPNVLDQESPLSPSESCSKAHRRSSSSGDQSSDSLNSPTLLAL, encoded by the exons ATGCCAGGATCAGGCAGCGCTTTTATCCCTACGATCAACGCCATCACAACCAGCCAAGACCTGCAGTGGATGGTCCAGCCCACCGTCATCACCTCCATGTCAAGCCCTTACTCCCGTTCACACCCCTACAGCCACCCGCTGCCCCCGCTGTCCTCGGTGGCCGGACACACGGCTCTCCAGCGTCCTGGGGTCATCAAAACCATCGGGACCACCGTAGGACGGAGACGGAGAGATGAGCAG CTGTCGcctgaggaagaagagaagcGAAGGATCCGGAGAGAGAGGAACAAGCTGGCAGCTGCTAAGTGTCGTAACAGGCGTCGAGAGCTAACAGAGAAACTCCAGGCG GAAACTGAAGTACTGGAGGAGGAGAAGTCAGTGCTGCAAAAGGAGATCGCTGAGctccagaaggagaaggagaagctggagTTTATGCTGGTGGCGCACAGCCCTGTGTGCAAAATCAGCCCCGAGGAACGTCGCAGCCCACCAtccagcagcctccagagcaTTCGGACTGGAGCAAGTGGAGCGGTGGTGGTGAAGCAGGAGCCTGTGGAGGAAGAGATCCCATCTTCCTCTTTGGTCCTTGACAAAGCCCAGAGGTCTGTCATTAAGCCCATCAGCATTGCTGGAGGTTTTTATGGGGAGGAGGCACTCAACACTCCCATTGTGGTGACCTCAACACCAGCCATCACTCCTGGCTCTTCCAACTTGGTGTTCACCTACCCTAACGTGTTGGATCAGGAGtctcctctctccccttctGAGTCCTGCTCTAAAGCTCACcggaggagcagcagcagtggggaccAGTCCTCAGATTCCTTGAACTCTCCCACCTTGCTGGCGTTGTAA